gGCCAAAAAGTTGTTTCACAATTTTCAgaatttaatcaacaaaaaattaactattttctaattttattttaaaacatccGTGGGATTacttttttttgacaattttatattttttctatccttttgattaactttttaattccatgtccctttttaaatttgttttaattaatttttttgttaatagatttctctcctataatataactaagagaaaaagtatatcttgttcaaaataaaagtaattactaaaaataatgtttattagTAGAAGTATATTTAgagacttttaattaatttgaaatttcaaaaattagataaaaagaaaatatgtcatataataaaattaaaccataaaaatGATGGAggattttacttaaatatactTTTGCCTATTAAAAAAGTAtgtaacttttttcttttactttttctcttatttttatatatttattttattttaatttttgtcataaactcacattcttcatcTTCCATAacctttatacttaattaatacTTATGAGTAATACCTATAACTTCCAACTTTATATTTTGATAACCCCCAATTACTTAATGTTTAAATTTGTAACATCTTAAAAGCACATCAAAAGAATATTTctaatcaaatatatttatgtttagctTAACTGTCCTCTACTTTAATATTGTCATGCAAAATATATTGACAAAGACTACtttgtgtaattatttttacttctaaattgatttatttttttgcatgaAATTATAAGAGCAAGATCAGTAATAAAAGTCAGACTAAAAACAATTcttgaaaacattaaaatgtACTTGTAGATACGCTTAGTGGCTGgagataatcaaaattattataaagttatttttaaatttttaataaaatatgaattatgaaaaatataataaaaattaattaagagaattcattttaaacattttgcattaattaataaaaaactaaaGACAAGCTAACTTGATTATGTTAAGATACGATGATAATTGTTActgttttacaaaaaatataaattagtaaaaatactaAAGACGAGCAAATTTGATTTGTTAATTATGATGCTAATTGTTAgtgtttttttaatgaaattaaataagcaaaaactaaaaaaatgaaaataaaaagggagACTAAAAAATAGcgttgaaataattttaaaaaaacgtaGAATTATAGAAGAGAATTtatcaaggaaaaaattaatacagataattatttcaaatatacttATTACTTAACCATTCATCCTCGATTCTAAAAATTTACTTAACTTTTTCTCTTAcactttaattatataaaaatattatttatcgttaataattattaatattcatattaattgtgAAATGTTATAAAGGAAGCtcataatattatataagaagaagataaaaaatataagatagaggagagtacttttcttattcaagtctATGTAagttttatatgtatatcatacaatagtgaatgaacaaccctatttatagagtgggaaatcactccaaaagtcaccatattaagtatcataataaatagatacattcttatccaaaaggtcatgaaacctagtgaatatgaatggttgttcatgtactaactttatggactatccacttattcaatggatttataacactccccatTAGATGTCCATATAtattgtgcctcgttaaaaccttactagaaaaaaaccctgtggaaaaaaattctagtgaaggaaaaagagtacacatatcttttgatacatATTATTTGCtacctcattaaaaacctttctagGAAAATCCAGTGGGACAAAACTTAGGCTagggaaaaaaaattacaatgcGTATTTTACTCCCCCTAATAAAAACCATGATTCAGATGGTTAAGTTTCCGCATTCCAATTTTGTGAACcatcttctcaagagttgaggcCGGTAAAGATTTGGTAAATAAATCTGCTGGATTATCACTCGAACGAATTTGTCGCACATCAATATCACCATTTTTCTAgagatcatgtgtgaagaataattttggtgaaatgtgtttcGTTTTATCTCTTTTTATAAAGCCTCCTtttaattgagctatgcatgcAGCGTTGTCTTCAAAGAGCATTGTGGGTATCTTGACGTCACACTTCAAACCAcatctttctttgataaaatgtattactgatcttaaccatacacattctctacttgcttcatgaatgactattatctcagcatgatttgaagaagtagcgaCAATAGACTGCTTCGTAGATCGCCATGATATAGCAGTACCTCCGTATGTGAACAGATAGcctgtttgtgatcgagctttatgtgggtcagataaataacctgcatctgcatgaccaacaagatctgcactatctttgttagtataaaacaGACTCATATCACTACTTAGATATCGCAAAATATGTTTAACTCCATTCCAATGTATTCGTGTAGGGGAAGAACTATATCTTGCTAacaaattaatagaaaatgATATGTCAGGTCGTagcattagcaagatacataagtTCCCCATTGCACTAAGATAAGGTACTTCTGGACCAAGAGgttcctcattctcttcttgaggtcggaatggattcttactcacttcaagtgatcggacaaccattggagtacttaatggatTTACTTTGTCCATATAAAAtcgtttcaagattttctcagtataggcagattgatggatgaagaccccgtctactaaatattctatttgtagtccaagacaaatttttgtctttccaaggtctttcatctcaaattctttctttagatattcaattgccttttgaacctcttctggagttccaatgagattaatgtcatcaacataaacagcaagaataacaaaccccaatgttgttttcttaataaatatacaaggacaaatgacatcgtttatataaccttgttttatcaagtactcactgaggcgattataccacatgcgccctgattgttttaagccatataatgacttttgtaatctgattgaatatatttcccgagattttgaactacatgcttcaggcattttaagtccttctggaactttcatataaatttcattatcaagtgaaccgtaaaggtaagctgtaaccacatccattagacgaatttcaagattttcatgtacAGCTAAACCGATGAGATATCGaaaagttattgcatccataacaggtgaatatgtttcttcatagtcgacaccaggtcgttgagagaatccttgtgcaacaaggcgtgccttgtatcttacaatctcatttctctcatttctttttcgtacaaaGACCCATTTATAGCCAATTGGTTTAACATCACTAGGCGTTTGGACTACTGGTCCAAAAACCTCACgcttagcaagtgaattcaattCTGATTCAATTGCTTctttccattttggccaatcatgtctttgtcgacattcttcgacggatagaggttcaagatcctcatttccttgcataatgttaagtgcaacatcatatgcgaaaacattatccactatgatttttgatcgaTCTAAACTTATCCCATCACCTGTAGAAGAACTTATTGAGAGTTCTTCATTTACTTGAGTCTCGGGTTCACTGATCTCTTCAGGAATATCAGGATTaatcagatcttgaatttcttcgtgaaattcttttgtagtgtcattttttgtacttctttttctaggattcttatcttttgaacccaatggtctaccacgcttcagGCGTATTTGTGATTCAGAAGCTATGACACTTGTAGATGGTCCTTTTGGGACGTCGATTCGGATAGGCACATTTACTGCAGGAATATGtgactttgttatcctttttgaatcagtaaatgcgtctggcatttgatttgctatgttttgcaAATGGATGATCTTCTGGACCTCTTGTTCACACACAGGGGAGCGTGgatcaaaatgagataatgacgaaactttccatgcaatttcacttttaagtttatttttctctccccctaattgcggaaaatttgtttcatcaaatcgacaatctgcaaatcttgcagtgaataaatctcccgtcaatggctcaaggtagcgaattattgagggtgaatcaaacccaacatatatgcctaaccttctttgagggcCCATCTTGGTGCGCTGAGGTGGTGCTACAGGCACATATACAGCACATCCAAAAATTCGAAGATGAGCAATATTTGGTTCATGACCAAATACCAATTGTAATGGggagtatttattataatgagtcgGTCTGAGACGAACAAGTGATGCTGCATGTAAGATAGCATGACCCCAAACAGTAGTAGGCAACTCACTTTTCATAAGTAGAGGTCTTGCTATCAATTGTAAGCGCTTAATAAATGACTCAGCAAggccattttgagtatgaacatgagctacAGGATGTTCAACTTTTATCCCTACCGATACGcaataagcatcaaaagcttgggatgtgaattcgccagcattatcaagacgaattGTCTTAATGGGATAATCTGGAAATTGCGCTCTTAATCGTAtcatttgtgccaataattttgcaaacgccaggttgcgagatgataagaggcacacatgagaccatcttgaagatgcgtctattaggaccataaaatatctaaacgacccactagatgggtgaataggtccacaaatatccccatgtattCGTTCCAAAAATTGAGGGGATTCAATGTTAACCTTCATTGGTGATGGCCTAGTAATCAATTTGCCTTGGCAGCAAGCagcacatgaaaactcatcatttgtaagaatcttcaggttctttaatggatgaccatttgagttttcaatgattcgtctcatcattattgatccaGGATGACCTATTCGGTCATGCCAAAGCACAAAAGTCTTTAAGTCAGTAAACTTCTGGTTTACGATAGAGTGTGCTTCAATCGtacttatttttgcataatacaggccagaagataaagttgataatttctccaaTACATATTTCTGGTTTGAGACAATCTTGGTAATACCAaggtattcaacattcatttcatttattgtctcaacatgatatccatttcggcgaatatctttaaaacttaacaggTTTCTTGGGGATTTAGAAGAGAACAAAGCATCTTCTATGACAAGTTTTGTCCCCTTAGGCAGAAATATAGTAGCTCTTCCGGAGCCttctattaagtttgaattaccagaaattgtagtaacatttgcttttcttctaagcaagtaggagaagtatttctcatctttgaatatggcgtgcgttgttccactatcaattatacaaatatcttcatgattgatcattgaggtatccatatattcttcaagataaaagatataaaagaaataaacattataatattattactaaacaaaaacaatacacaaccttttagttatttacaaatctaggaaaacatattcatactagTTCATATAAACgacgaaaatgaaatatatttatattatcacaGACCCATCACCTATCAGGTGATCTATCTTTCCTTCGGGGTTCTCAAAGAAATCCGCTACATCTAGATGCATGGGTTCAACAGTATCTTCCGTGATAAAGTTGGCTTCTGCGTTATTTTTCACCTCCTTCAGGGAAGCTTGATATAACTCAACCAGGTGCCTTGGCGTACGACAGGTACGTGACCAATGTCCTTTTCCTCCACATCGATAACATTTGTTGtctgaatttttcttctgcactacgtcatgtttttcattcttctttttacaCTGCTGGTGTTGAATGTTATTATTTAGTGCAAGACGATCACCATGATTGAGATTTCTTCCTCGACCACGACCACGGCCACGACTGGGGCCACGACCTTTTTCACGCTTAGATTGGTGAAAATTTGCCGTATTTACTTCAGGAAATGGCATAGAACCAGTAGGTCGACTTTCATGGTTTTTCATCAGTAAATCATTATGTTGTTCAGCAACAAGGAGATGTGAGATTAATTCGGAATACTTTTTAAATCCCATTTCTCGGTATTGCTGCTGCAGAAGCATACTCGAGGCAGGGAAAGTGGAAAACGTTTTTTCCAGCATATCATGGTCAGTGAtattttctccacataattttaattgtgagataattttaaacatagaaGAGTTATACTCACtgatagatttaaaatcttgaagtctcaaGTGGATCCAATCATAACGTGCCTGTGGAAGGACAACCAACTTCAGGTGGTCAtatctatcttttaaattgttccaCAACACCAGAGGATCCTTAACAGtgagatattccattttcaaaCCCTCATCAAGGTGATGACGGAGAAATATCATCGCCTTAGCACGGTTTTGATTCGatgcttgattattttcttggatgGTGTCTGCTAGACCCATCGCATTAAGATGAATTTCTGCATCGAGTGCCCATGATAGATAGCTTTTTCCCGATATGTCTAgagcaagaaattcaagtttagaaagattagacattatttaaaaataaaggaaattctTACCTCCGAGGCTTTGAAAGTCTTTACTTGAACTggtagagactcgtgctgataacgtgttgtaaaatcaagattataagaagaagacaagagaaatagatgtaggagaagactttcttttattcatgtatatataagtttcatatgtatatattacaatagtgaatgaacaaccctatttatagagtgagaaatcattccaaaggtcaccatattaagtatcataataaatagatacatacttatccaaaaaggttcatgtaacctagtgaatatgaatggttgttcatgtactaactttatggactatccacttattcaatggatttataacactcccccttggatgtccatagatattgtgcctcgttaaaaccttacaaaaaaaaaccctgtgggaaaaaattctagtgaaggaaaaagagtacacatatcttttgatacgcattatttgctgcctcattaaaaacctttctaggaaaacccaatgggacaaaacctagattaaggaaaaaagagtacagtgcgtattttactccccctgataaaaaccacgattcagatggttaagtttccgcattccaattttgtgaaccatcttctcaagagttgaggcCGGTAAAGATTTAGTAAATAAATCTGCTGGATTATCACTCGAACGAATTTGTCGCacatcaatatcaccattcttctggagatcatgtgtgaagaataattttggtgaaatgtgtttcgttctatctccttttataaagcctccttttaattgagctatgcatgcagcattgtcttcaaagagtattgtgggtatcttgacgtcacacttcaaaccacatctttctttgatagaatgtattactgatcttaaccatacacattctctacttgcttcatgaatggctattatctcagcatgatttgaagaagtagcgaCAATAGACTGCTTCATAGATCGCCATGATATAGCAGTACCTCCATATGTGAACAGATAGcctgtttgtgatcgagctttatgtgggtcagataaataacctgcatctgcatgaccaacaagatctgcactatctttgttagtataaaacagacccatatcactagttccccttagatatcgcaatatatgtttaactcctttccaatgtcttcgtgtaggggaagaactatatcttgctaacaaattaacagaaaatgctatgtcaggtctcgtagcattagcaagatacataagtgccccaattgcactaagataaggtacttctggaccaagaggttcctcattctcttcttgaggtcggaatggatccttactcacttcaagtgatcggacaaccattggagtacttaatggatgtgctttgtccatgtaaaatcgtttcaagattttctcagtataggcagattgatggatgaagaccccgtctactaaatattctatttgtagtccaagacaaatttttgtctttccaaggtctttcatctcaaattctttctttagatattcaattgccttttgaacctcttctggagttccaatgagattaatgtcatcaacataaacaacaagaataacaaaccccaatgttgttttcttaataaatatacaaggacAAATGACATCGTTTATATAACCTTGTTTTATTAAGTACTCACTGAGGCGATTATACCACATGCGCCCTGATTGTTTTAAACCATATAATGACTTCTGTCATCTGATTGAATATATTTTCTGAGATTTTGAACTACATGCTTCAGACATTTTAAGTCCTTCCGGAACTTTCATGTAAGtttcattatcaagtgaaccGTAAAGGAAAGCTGTAACCACATCCATTagatgaatttcaagattttcatgtacAGCTAAATCGATAAGATATCGaaaagttattgcatccataacaggtgaatatgtttcttcatagtcgACACCGGGTCGTTGAGAGAGTCCTTGTGCAACAAGGCGTGCCTTGTATATTACAatctcatttctctcatttctttttcgtacaaaAACCCATTTATAGCCAATTGATTTAACATCACTAGGCGTTTGGACTACTGGACCAAAAATCTCACGCTTAGCAAGTGAATTTAATTctgattgaattg
The window above is part of the Solanum pennellii chromosome 5, SPENNV200 genome. Proteins encoded here:
- the LOC107019379 gene encoding uncharacterized protein LOC107019379, with amino-acid sequence MGLADTIQENNQASNQNRAKAMIFLRHHLDEGLKMEYLTVKDPLVLWNNLKDRYDHLKLVVLPQARYDWIHLRLQDFKSISEYNSSMFKIISQLKLCGENITDHDMLEKTFSTFPASSMLLQQQYREMGFKKYSELISHLLVAEQHNDLLMKNHESRPTGSMPFPEVNTANFHQSKREKGRGPSRGRGRGRGRNLNHGDRLALNNNIQHQQCKKKNEKHDVVQKKNSDNKCYRCGGKGHWSRTCRTPRHLVELYQASLKEVKNNAEANFITEDTVEPMHLDVADFFENPEGKIDHLIGDGSVII